From a single Nissabacter sp. SGAir0207 genomic region:
- the dacA gene encoding D-alanyl-D-alanine carboxypeptidase DacA, which yields MKHVTTSRLLKSITLGTVLALGATSVAKADDVNLKTMIPGVPQIDAEAYVLIDYNSGKVLAEMNADTRRNPASLTKMMTSYVIGQAIKAGKITPNDVVTISKDAWATGNPEFKGSSLMFLKPGDRVPVSELNRGIILQSGNDACVAMADYVAGSQDAFVGLMNNYVKALGLQNTQFKTVHGLDADGQYSSARDMALIGQALIRDVPDEYSTYREKEFTFNKIRQVNRNGLLWDTSLNVDGIKTGHTEAAGYNLVASATEGQMRLISAVLGGHTYKGREAESKKLLTWGFRFFETVSPLKAGKEFASEPVWFGDADRVELGVDKDLYLTIPRGRMKDLKASYVLTTPEIHAPLAKNQVVGSINFQLDGKTIDQRPLVVLNEVKEGGFFGRLIDYIKLMFHHWFG from the coding sequence ATGAAACATGTAACTACCTCGCGTTTACTGAAGAGCATCACTCTTGGCACCGTTCTGGCGCTTGGCGCGACTTCCGTCGCCAAGGCTGATGACGTCAACCTCAAAACAATGATCCCTGGCGTGCCGCAGATTGATGCGGAAGCGTATGTTTTGATCGATTACAACTCCGGTAAAGTGTTGGCAGAGATGAACGCCGACACCCGCCGCAACCCGGCCAGCCTGACCAAGATGATGACCAGCTATGTCATCGGCCAGGCCATCAAGGCTGGCAAGATCACGCCAAATGACGTGGTCACCATCAGCAAGGACGCCTGGGCCACCGGTAACCCGGAGTTCAAAGGCTCCTCCCTGATGTTCCTGAAGCCGGGCGACCGCGTGCCGGTCTCCGAGCTGAACCGCGGCATCATCCTGCAATCGGGCAACGACGCTTGCGTGGCGATGGCCGACTATGTGGCGGGCAGCCAGGACGCGTTCGTCGGCCTGATGAACAACTACGTCAAGGCGCTTGGGCTGCAAAACACCCAATTCAAGACGGTGCACGGTCTGGACGCCGACGGCCAGTACAGCTCCGCACGTGACATGGCGCTGATTGGTCAGGCACTGATCCGCGACGTGCCGGATGAGTACTCGACCTACCGCGAAAAAGAGTTCACCTTCAACAAGATCCGCCAGGTCAACCGCAACGGCCTGCTGTGGGACACCAGCCTGAACGTTGATGGCATCAAGACTGGCCACACCGAGGCGGCAGGTTACAACCTGGTGGCCTCCGCCACCGAAGGCCAGATGCGCCTGATCTCTGCGGTACTGGGCGGCCACACCTACAAAGGCCGTGAAGCAGAGAGCAAGAAGCTGCTGACCTGGGGCTTCCGTTTCTTTGAGACCGTCTCGCCGTTGAAAGCAGGCAAAGAGTTCGCGTCTGAGCCGGTCTGGTTCGGTGATGCCGATCGCGTGGAACTGGGTGTGGACAAAGATCTCTATCTGACCATCCCGCGCGGTCGCATGAAAGACCTGAAGGCCAGTTACGTGCTGACCACGCCAGAGATCCACGCACCGCTGGCAAAAAATCAGGTGGTAGGCAGCATCAACTTCCAGCTTGACGGCAAGACCATCGACCAGCGCCCGCTGGTGGTGTTGAATGAAGTGAAAGAGGGTGGTTTCTTCGGCCGCCTGATTGACTACATCAAACTGATGTTCCACCACTGGTTCGGCTAA
- the ybeD gene encoding DUF493 family protein YbeD, producing the protein MKTKLNELLEFPCPFTYKVMGLAQPELLDQVIEVVQRHAPGDYSPQVKPSSKGNYHSVSITITATHIEQVETLYEELGNIDIVRMVL; encoded by the coding sequence ATGAAAACCAAACTGAACGAACTGCTCGAATTCCCCTGCCCGTTCACCTATAAAGTGATGGGGCTGGCGCAACCCGAGCTGCTTGACCAGGTGATTGAAGTGGTGCAACGCCATGCTCCGGGCGACTATTCCCCGCAGGTGAAACCGAGCAGCAAAGGCAACTACCACTCCGTCTCCATTACCATCACCGCCACCCACATTGAACAGGTTGAAACCCTGTACGAAGAGCTGGGCAACATTGATATTGTCCGCATGGTGCTGTAA
- the lipB gene encoding lipoyl(octanoyl) transferase LipB, whose product MTNLQQSNLIVRQLGLQPYQPVSQAMHTFTNCRTEETPDEIWLVEHPPVFTQGQAGKAEHLLMPGEIPVIQSDRGGQVTYHGPGQQVMYVLLDLKRNKLGVRQLVTAIEETVVQTLAHFGVTAHARPDAPGVYVGEQKICSLGLRIRNGRSFHGLALNIAMDLAPFLRINPCGYAGMQMTQLSALVPGITLADVQPILLDTFAHQIGFQQITLKPWEDNI is encoded by the coding sequence ATGACCAATTTGCAACAGAGTAACCTGATCGTCAGGCAGCTTGGCCTGCAACCCTACCAGCCTGTGTCTCAGGCAATGCACACCTTCACGAATTGCCGCACTGAAGAGACGCCCGACGAAATCTGGCTGGTGGAGCATCCGCCGGTCTTCACCCAAGGCCAGGCCGGCAAGGCGGAACATCTGTTGATGCCGGGGGAGATCCCGGTCATCCAAAGCGATCGCGGCGGCCAGGTGACTTACCACGGGCCGGGCCAGCAGGTGATGTATGTGCTGCTCGATCTGAAACGCAACAAGCTGGGGGTACGCCAGCTGGTGACGGCGATTGAAGAGACCGTGGTGCAGACGCTGGCCCACTTCGGCGTGACCGCCCATGCCCGCCCCGATGCGCCCGGTGTCTACGTTGGCGAGCAGAAGATCTGCTCCCTTGGCCTGCGTATCCGCAATGGCCGCTCCTTCCACGGTTTGGCGCTCAATATCGCGATGGATCTGGCCCCTTTCCTGCGCATCAATCCTTGCGGCTATGCCGGTATGCAGATGACCCAACTCAGCGCGCTGGTTCCCGGTATTACGCTGGCAGACGTCCAGCCAATCCTGCTTGACACCTTCGCCCACCAGATTGGATTTCAACAAATTACCCTGAAGCCGTGGGAAGACAATATTTAA
- a CDS encoding YbeF family transcriptional regulator: protein MDENNISSSLNKLRNIDLNLLTVFEAVYLHNGIVNAAKALNLTPSSISQSIQKLRNTFPDPLFIRSGKGITPTAYAKNLHNHISQGLGAIITGLDFSQDVHKSRFVTVSCRPYIGLLVLPRVYEQLVGLNENYVLKHHDIPDNQDILNQFNTDIMIDVKPLYSKSIVGVKLFSEKFICICHQDHPRIDNHLSLADSAHEKFTFVEVNDTLLKQSKQAIDLNEANRNFGFHTYNAMNALHIVAHSALVGFVPERLYELYQHAYPIKKVTSDFVFGDMDVFLYYNRASRKDKTLMQLITNIIEAFNGEQMPQLDPPTEAAS, encoded by the coding sequence ATGGATGAGAACAATATAAGTTCCAGTTTAAATAAGTTGAGAAATATAGATCTCAATTTATTAACAGTTTTTGAGGCCGTCTATTTACACAATGGCATTGTAAACGCTGCCAAGGCGCTGAACCTGACGCCCTCCTCCATTAGCCAGTCAATCCAGAAACTGCGTAACACCTTTCCTGATCCCCTGTTTATTCGCTCTGGCAAGGGCATCACCCCCACCGCCTACGCCAAAAATCTGCACAATCACATCAGCCAGGGATTGGGTGCCATTATTACCGGTTTGGACTTCAGCCAGGATGTCCATAAGTCCCGTTTTGTTACCGTCAGTTGCCGCCCCTATATCGGTTTGCTGGTATTACCCAGAGTCTATGAGCAACTGGTTGGTCTGAATGAAAATTATGTCCTGAAGCATCATGATATCCCTGATAACCAAGACATTCTTAATCAGTTTAATACGGATATCATGATAGATGTAAAACCGTTATATAGTAAATCTATCGTTGGCGTAAAATTATTCTCAGAAAAATTCATCTGTATTTGCCATCAAGACCATCCGCGCATTGATAACCATCTTTCGCTGGCTGACTCCGCCCACGAGAAATTCACTTTTGTTGAAGTCAACGATACCCTACTGAAACAGAGCAAACAGGCCATCGATTTAAATGAGGCTAATCGCAACTTTGGCTTCCACACCTATAACGCCATGAACGCCCTGCATATCGTGGCGCACAGCGCGCTGGTGGGGTTTGTTCCAGAGCGATTATACGAGCTGTACCAACACGCCTACCCAATAAAAAAAGTTACCAGCGATTTCGTATTTGGTGATATGGACGTCTTCCTCTACTACAACCGAGCCTCCAGAAAAGATAAAACGCTGATGCAGCTGATTACCAACATCATCGAAGCCTTCAACGGCGAGCAAATGCCCCAGCTTGATCCACCGACAGAGGCCGCGAGCTAA
- the lipA gene encoding lipoyl synthase, which translates to MSKPIQMERGVKYRDADKMALIPVKTVVTERQEMLRKPEWMKIKLPADSSRIQGIKAAMRKNGLHSVCEEASCPNLSECFNHGTATFMILGAICTRRCPFCDVAHGRPLTPDVNEPAKLAQTIADMGLRYVVITSVDRDDLRDGGAQHFADCISAIREKNPTIKIETLVPDFRGRMDRALEILDATPPDVFNHNLENVPRVYRQVRPGANYEWSLKLLEKFKELHPEIPTKSGLMVGLGETNAEIIEVMRDLRRHGVTMLTLGQYLQPSRHHLPVQRYVSPAEFDEMKEEALAMGFTHAACGPFVRSSYHADLQAKGIEVK; encoded by the coding sequence ATGAGTAAACCAATTCAGATGGAACGCGGCGTCAAGTACCGCGATGCGGACAAGATGGCCCTGATCCCGGTGAAAACCGTGGTGACTGAACGTCAGGAGATGTTACGCAAGCCCGAGTGGATGAAAATCAAACTTCCTGCGGATTCCAGCCGGATACAGGGCATCAAGGCGGCGATGCGCAAAAATGGCCTGCACTCAGTCTGTGAGGAAGCCTCCTGCCCTAACCTGTCAGAATGCTTCAACCACGGTACCGCGACCTTTATGATTTTGGGTGCCATCTGCACCCGCCGTTGCCCATTCTGCGACGTAGCCCACGGCCGCCCGCTGACCCCTGATGTCAACGAGCCGGCCAAGCTGGCACAAACCATTGCCGATATGGGGCTGCGCTACGTGGTGATCACCTCGGTGGACCGTGATGACCTGCGTGACGGCGGTGCCCAGCACTTTGCTGACTGCATCAGCGCGATCCGTGAAAAAAACCCGACCATCAAGATTGAGACTCTGGTGCCAGATTTCCGTGGCCGTATGGATCGGGCGCTGGAGATCCTGGATGCCACGCCGCCAGACGTCTTCAACCATAATCTGGAGAACGTGCCACGCGTCTACCGTCAGGTGCGCCCCGGTGCCAACTATGAGTGGTCTTTGAAGCTGCTGGAGAAATTCAAGGAGCTGCACCCGGAGATCCCCACCAAGTCTGGCCTGATGGTTGGTCTGGGTGAGACCAATGCCGAGATCATTGAGGTGATGCGCGACCTGCGTCGCCACGGCGTCACCATGCTGACGCTCGGCCAGTACCTGCAACCTAGCCGTCACCACCTGCCGGTGCAGCGTTACGTCAGCCCGGCTGAATTCGACGAGATGAAAGAGGAAGCACTGGCGATGGGCTTCACCCATGCCGCGTGCGGGCCGTTCGTCCGCTCCTCCTACCATGCCGACCTGCAGGCAAAAGGGATTGAGGTGAAGTAA
- the tatE gene encoding twin-arginine translocase subunit TatE — translation MEGISITKLLVIGVLIILLFGTSKLRSLGGDLGAALKGFKKAMSDDNAPAKATAEEAPAAGRVENKE, via the coding sequence ATGGAAGGTATCAGTATTACAAAACTGTTGGTCATCGGCGTGCTTATCATCCTGCTGTTTGGTACCAGCAAACTGCGCTCGCTGGGCGGCGATCTGGGTGCGGCGCTGAAAGGCTTCAAAAAAGCGATGAGCGATGACAATGCGCCGGCCAAGGCCACCGCAGAAGAGGCTCCGGCCGCTGGCCGTGTAGAAAACAAAGAGTAA
- a CDS encoding deaminated glutathione amidase has product MKVALGQFVISTEWQRNAETCQTLMAAAASAGAALLVLPEAAMAQNAADPDAVLSFAQPLEGPFLRALLAASRGQSLTTLVGMHTPANDGRVYNTQVAIRDGELLCHYHKLHLYDAWNIKESTHVTPGTQLPPVLEVGEFKVGLMTCYDLRFPDLARTLVMEGADVLVAPSAWVAGPLKERHWEMLLAVRALENTCYMVGVSACGGRNIGNSMVVDPLGVAVARAAEGPALIYAELESDRIKNAREVLPVLKNSRFAKPQLREM; this is encoded by the coding sequence ATGAAGGTTGCTTTGGGCCAGTTTGTCATCTCCACCGAATGGCAACGTAATGCGGAAACCTGCCAGACGCTGATGGCTGCGGCGGCCAGCGCCGGGGCCGCGCTGTTGGTGCTGCCAGAGGCTGCGATGGCGCAGAATGCCGCCGATCCCGACGCGGTGCTCTCCTTCGCCCAGCCGCTGGAGGGGCCGTTCCTCCGTGCGTTGCTGGCAGCCAGCCGCGGCCAGTCGTTGACCACCTTGGTCGGTATGCACACCCCAGCCAATGATGGCCGGGTTTATAACACGCAGGTGGCGATTCGGGATGGCGAGTTGCTGTGCCATTACCACAAGCTGCACCTCTATGATGCCTGGAACATCAAGGAGTCAACCCATGTTACGCCCGGCACACAGTTGCCCCCGGTGCTGGAGGTAGGGGAGTTTAAGGTCGGCCTGATGACCTGCTACGACCTGCGCTTCCCTGACTTGGCGCGCACGCTGGTGATGGAGGGCGCCGATGTGCTGGTGGCCCCGTCAGCGTGGGTGGCGGGGCCGTTGAAGGAACGCCACTGGGAGATGCTGCTCGCCGTGCGGGCGCTGGAGAATACCTGTTATATGGTGGGCGTCAGTGCCTGCGGCGGCCGCAATATCGGCAATAGCATGGTGGTCGACCCCTTGGGTGTTGCTGTGGCGCGCGCCGCGGAGGGGCCAGCCTTGATCTACGCCGAGCTGGAGAGTGACAGGATTAAAAACGCGCGCGAAGTGTTGCCAGTGCTAAAAAATAGCCGGTTTGCCAAGCCACAATTGCGGGAGATGTAA
- the crcB gene encoding fluoride efflux transporter CrcB produces the protein MFATLLAVFIGGGLGSVTRWYVSLKLNPLSAVLPFGTLTVNLVGAFIIGLGIATLMRMTQCDPVWKMLITTGFCGGLTTFSTFSLEVVYQLQEGRLAAAALNVLLNLAGSLLMTALAFMLVNAYSGR, from the coding sequence ATGTTTGCTACGCTTTTGGCAGTTTTTATTGGCGGTGGGTTGGGCAGTGTTACCCGTTGGTATGTCAGCCTGAAATTGAATCCTCTCTCTGCCGTGCTGCCCTTTGGCACCCTTACCGTCAACCTGGTGGGCGCGTTCATTATTGGGTTGGGCATCGCGACGCTGATGCGCATGACGCAGTGTGATCCTGTCTGGAAGATGCTGATCACCACCGGTTTTTGCGGGGGCCTGACGACCTTCTCCACCTTTTCGCTGGAAGTGGTTTACCAACTGCAAGAGGGGCGGCTGGCAGCGGCAGCGCTGAATGTGCTGCTTAATCTGGCCGGATCGCTTTTGATGACCGCGCTGGCCTTTATGCTGGTCAATGCCTACAGCGGCCGGTAG
- a CDS encoding TetR/AcrR family transcriptional regulator — translation MNQPLNKEERARLRRDQIITAARICFRNHGFHGAGMAEIAQMSSLSVGQIYRYFTNKDAIIEEIVRRIVEKKVSRMQLKQGAMSEMAHRLSHRILMGEQDEGEIDRALMLEVAAEATRNPTVARILREADDRLSSQSMELLMATYPHLSKEQLAARAEFIAVMCEGTAFRVRNNQKADPDLLNTLYFSIFSTILPASDKP, via the coding sequence ATGAATCAGCCGCTCAATAAAGAAGAGCGCGCCCGCCTGCGGCGCGACCAGATCATTACCGCGGCGCGGATCTGCTTCCGCAACCACGGTTTCCACGGTGCCGGCATGGCGGAGATCGCCCAGATGTCCTCCCTGAGCGTCGGCCAGATTTACCGCTATTTCACCAATAAAGACGCCATCATCGAAGAGATTGTGCGACGCATCGTGGAGAAGAAAGTCAGCCGGATGCAGCTCAAACAGGGCGCGATGAGTGAAATGGCCCACAGATTGTCACATCGGATATTGATGGGTGAACAGGATGAGGGAGAGATCGACCGCGCGTTGATGCTGGAGGTGGCCGCAGAAGCTACCCGTAACCCCACTGTTGCCCGAATTTTGCGTGAGGCAGACGATCGGCTATCCAGCCAGTCAATGGAACTGCTGATGGCTACCTACCCGCACCTGAGCAAAGAGCAGTTGGCGGCGCGTGCCGAATTCATCGCCGTGATGTGTGAAGGCACGGCCTTTCGGGTACGCAATAACCAAAAGGCTGACCCCGATCTGCTCAATACCCTCTACTTCTCCATTTTCTCAACCATTTTACCTGCGTCGGATAAACCATGA
- a CDS encoding multidrug effflux MFS transporter, with amino-acid sequence MNPQLARQRLGYALALGALAALGPLCTDLYLPALPQLSTELGSTTAQAQLSLTAGLFGLGLGQLIFGPLSDNLGRMRPLLLSLLLLLAASVWCSLATDIHQLIAARLLQGLAGAGGAVLSRAIARDLYSGHDLTRFFALLMLVNGLAPILAPVLGGALMGIMNWRGIFVVLAAIAALLIALSRWRLHETLPTERRAHGGVGALLSNLGRLLRQRQFMGLCLTQGFVTAGMFAYIGASPFVLQEIYHLSPQMFSLCFALNGIGLVIAAQISTRLSLVWGELKVVKLGLTIAALASLLLVVAGAMQAPLVMLLIPLFFSVLTIGVVGPNASSLAMQSQANSAGSASALIGMTMFTLGAISVPLTGLKGTSTLSMACTILGCYLLAILCFTLLVRRPARRGQ; translated from the coding sequence ATGAATCCACAACTTGCCCGCCAGCGCCTCGGATATGCGCTGGCGTTGGGGGCGCTGGCCGCCCTTGGCCCCCTGTGTACCGATCTCTACTTGCCGGCCCTGCCGCAGCTCTCCACCGAATTGGGCAGCACTACCGCTCAGGCGCAGCTCAGCCTGACCGCCGGGCTGTTTGGACTCGGGCTGGGGCAGCTGATTTTCGGGCCGCTCAGCGATAATTTGGGCCGGATGCGCCCGCTGCTGCTCTCCCTGCTGTTGCTGCTGGCCGCCTCGGTCTGGTGCTCGCTGGCAACGGACATCCACCAGCTGATTGCCGCCCGTCTCCTACAGGGATTGGCCGGTGCCGGCGGTGCCGTACTGTCGCGCGCCATTGCCCGCGATCTCTATTCAGGGCATGACCTGACCCGCTTTTTTGCCCTGCTGATGTTGGTGAATGGCCTGGCCCCCATTCTTGCGCCAGTGTTGGGCGGGGCCTTGATGGGCATCATGAATTGGCGGGGCATTTTTGTGGTGCTGGCCGCGATTGCCGCACTGCTGATAGCCCTCTCCCGCTGGCGGCTGCATGAAACCCTGCCCACCGAGCGCCGGGCGCATGGCGGCGTCGGGGCATTGCTCAGTAACCTGGGTAGGCTGTTGCGCCAGCGTCAATTTATGGGGTTATGCCTGACTCAAGGCTTCGTGACCGCGGGCATGTTTGCCTATATCGGTGCCTCACCCTTTGTCTTGCAGGAGATCTACCACCTCTCGCCCCAGATGTTTAGCCTCTGTTTTGCTTTGAACGGCATTGGTTTGGTAATTGCCGCCCAAATTTCGACTCGCCTGAGTTTGGTATGGGGCGAGCTGAAAGTAGTGAAGCTAGGGTTGACGATTGCCGCGCTCGCGTCGCTACTGCTGGTGGTGGCCGGTGCCATGCAGGCCCCGCTCGTGATGCTGCTAATACCGCTGTTCTTCTCGGTGCTGACCATTGGAGTCGTCGGGCCAAATGCTTCCTCACTGGCCATGCAGTCGCAGGCCAACAGTGCGGGCAGCGCCTCGGCGCTGATTGGGATGACCATGTTTACCTTGGGTGCCATCAGCGTGCCGTTGACTGGCCTGAAGGGGACATCAACGCTCTCGATGGCCTGTACCATTTTGGGGTGTTACCTGCTGGCCATCCTCTGCTTTACCCTGCTGGTACGCCGACCCGCACGCCGCGGGCAGTGA
- the cspE gene encoding transcription antiterminator/RNA stability regulator CspE, with product MSKIKGNVKWFNESKGFGFITPEDGSKDVFVHFSAISGNGFKTLAEGQRVEFEITNGAKGPSAANVVAI from the coding sequence ATGTCTAAGATTAAAGGTAACGTTAAGTGGTTCAATGAGTCCAAAGGCTTTGGTTTCATTACCCCTGAAGATGGCAGCAAAGATGTATTCGTGCACTTCTCTGCTATTTCTGGCAATGGTTTCAAAACCCTCGCTGAAGGTCAGCGTGTAGAGTTCGAAATCACTAACGGTGCCAAAGGTCCTTCAGCTGCTAACGTTGTTGCGATCTAA